One window of the Glycine soja cultivar W05 unplaced genomic scaffold, ASM419377v2 tig00015409_1_pilon, whole genome shotgun sequence genome contains the following:
- the LOC114404266 gene encoding zinc finger CCCH domain-containing protein 48-like — protein MDTKFARRTERIGSTTCSYWRAGRCNRNPCRFLHIETPSPPAACGYGNTAYSYGKKPHSSSENTPKYGSKKALLGDNGDRGDATRVAKAFKKSSPRICKYWINNNCVHGEQCLYLHSWFRGDGFSTVTKLHEHKKVITGIALPVGSDKLYSGSTDGTVRIWDCHTGQCAKVINLGAEVTSLISEGSWIFVGLQNAVKAWNIQTMSEFTLDGPKGRVCAMTVGNNTLFAGAEDGVIFAWRGSSKADSPFELVASLTGHTKAVVCLAVGCKMLYSGSMDQSIKVWDMDTLQCTMTLNDHTDVVTSLICWDQYLLSSSSDRTIKVWACIEAGSLEVIYTHTEENGVVSLFGMPDAEGKPILFSSCRDNSVHMYELPSFSERGRLFAKKDVALIELGPGGLFFTGDESGLLMVWKWLEVPKVASS, from the exons ATGGATACAAAGTTTGCACGAAGGACTGAGCGCATTGGTAGTACAACATGCTCTTATTGGAGAGCTGGAAGATGTAACAGGAATCCTTGCAGATTTTTGCACATAGAGACACCATCTCCCCCTGCTGCTTGTGGTTATGGCAATACTGCATATAGCTACGGAAAAAAGCCCCATTCCTCCTCTGAGAATACCCCGAAATATGGTTCAAAGAAAGCATTGCTTGGAGATAATGGAGATAGAGGAGATGCAACAAGGGTTGCTAAGGCTTTCAAGAAATCATCACCAAGGATATGCAAATACTGGATCAACAACAATTGTGTACATGGTGAACAATGCCTGTATCTGCATTCATGGTTTCGTGGTGATGGGTTTTCCACAGTAACGAAACTTCATGAACATAAGAAG GTTATCACTGGCATTGCACTTCCTGTTGGATCCGACAAACTTTATTCTGGCAGCACTGATGGGACAGTTAGGATATGGGACTGCCATACTGGTCAATGTGCTAAAGTCATCAATCTTGGTGCTGAGGTTACCTCTTTGATCAGTGAGGGGTCATGGATTTTTGTTGGTCTGCAAAATGCTGTCAAG GCTTGGAATATCCAGACCATGTCAGAGTTTACTCTTGATGGACCCAAAGGCCGAGTCTGTGCCATGACTGTTGGCAACAATACACTCTTTGCTGGTGCAGAG gaTGGTGTCATTTTTGCTTGGAGAGGAAGCTCTAAAGCCGATTCTCCTTTTGAACTGGTTGCGTCACTCACTGGCCACACTAAAGCAGTGGTTTGTCTGGCGGTTGGATGCAAGATGCTGTACTCCGGGTCCATGGACCAAAGCATAAAG GTCTGGGACATGGATACATTACAGTGTACAATGACACTAAATGATCATACTGACGTAGTCACATCCCTTATCTGTTGGGATCAATATCTGTTGTCTAGTTCATCTGACCGCACAATTAAGGTCTGGGCTTGCATTGAAGCAGGATCTTTGGAAGTGATATATACACACACCGAAGAAAAT gGTGTTGTTTCACTTTTTGGGATGCCTGATGCAGAGGGAAAGCCAATATTATTTTCCTCGTGCAGAGACAATTCAGTTCACATGTATGAATTGCCATC ATTTTCAGAGAGGGGGCGTTTATTTGCCAAGAAAGATGTGGCATTAATTGAGTTAGGTCCTGGTGGCCTCTTCTTCACTGGAGATGAGAGTGGTTTGCTGATGGTGTGGAAATGGTTGGAGGTACCCAAGGTGGCATCCTCTTGA